The Ziziphus jujuba cultivar Dongzao chromosome 1, ASM3175591v1 genome segment ATAAATCCTTCCCTCTGCTTTGACTTAATTTCTTTGGTTTAGATGTTaggatattttattactttaaaaaggaaaatagttTTTCCTGATACATATCTCTATTAACATTGTATTCACTTTCCACTTGGTAAATGTTGAGACTTCTAAAGGCAAGCAATTCTAGACAAGTTTAGCTATGCGAAAAAAACTTGCATGGCAATGTTTGAATATGAACTGCTTGGAATTCACTATTACCTTTCTACACTGTTCAGTGGTCAGATGAGCTTCAGAAGCTCGATTTCCAAGAACTGGTGATGTTTCTTCAACATCTTCCAACTCAAAACTGGACTCACCAAGAGCTTGAGATGGTGCTTTCAAGAGCTTACATGTGGCACAGTATGTTCAACAGCTCTCCTAGTCATTTAGCTAGCTAAAGAAGGAATTGTGACATCCACTGTCTGTTCAATCACtcaagatttttgttttttttttttgttttttttttatttttattttttatgtttttcatatCTTTTAATGATTATATTTTGATCACTATTTTCTAGTTCGTGAAGTTTACAACAATTGTTTTTATCTTTCGAGTTGGATGGAACCaaccatattttgcatgtgtaACGTGTGATTGTAATATTTGTACTCTCAAGCACTTGTCTGTAGAGTTAGAAAAAAGAGAAGCTACTTGACTGTATTTGGGTTGCTTCATTCATACACTTTTCGTTCAAAGTTCCATGTAGAATTATTTGTGCACTCAGCAGAATGGTCTTCAGTCCGAgatctgttttattttattattattattattaactttcttttttatatggttTGCGAGATTAATTATGTTTCTTTAAAAGTGAAATATTACTTGAGGTTGTAACAGACCACTGCAATATGTTGTATCGTTATTGCTTTTGCCCACATTTCCGATCAAGCTCCTAACAAAGAATTTCTTTAgcttcatgtttttttttattttttttttttttttttttttattttatttttttggggcaaaggGAAGGCCAAAAACCAACACTGTGAAGCAACTTCATGCATTCGGATTGATGAGAAAAATTTGTGTACAAAGACTATACCATGTCACCATATCCATGCTATGGTTGACTATCATTTTTCATTATCATGCTTAAACGAGGGCTTGGTATCATCCCTACAGTAGGTTTTTTTTTCCTACGCTATCACAAACaactagacctggcaatttggatcatgacacggcgacacgattcGAAaatgacacggaataaatgggtttgggtttattataagtggattcggatcataatcgggtcaacccgtttaacacgattattaatcgtgtcattttcgggttgacctgtttaactcgaaattgactcgttacgacccatttattaaacgtgtcagtttcaacccgacacgattatatacctattacaacccatttaaatttaattttaaattaatattttatcactaatataatatttaataactaaaaaatattataaattaaaaattttataaaaataattttctattactaattttttaaaaacaaaaaatacatctttaataaaacaaaaacataaaaataaaaataaaataaaaaaaattttcgggttaataagttaattttcgggttaacgggttaataggttagttttcgggttaataggtcaatttcaggttaacgggttaataggtcaacacgacccgttaaaataatcgtgttaaacgggtcgtgtcgtgttgacctgtttataaacaggtcgggttggTATTTTAGATACctaacacgattaataaatgggtcgtgttcgggttaggcatttttgacacgattattaaacgggttaacacgaacacgacccaccaacccgaattgccaagTATACAAACAACCAACCAATAATACTTATCTCCAACTCTTGCATATACAGTTGAAGTGAATCTACTCACAATCAAACCACTCACACTTGCCACAGCCTTCTCAGTTCAGTTCACAATTCTGGCTCATCTAACACAAACAAAACAACTCAATACTTCTCGGCATAGCCTCAATACTGACAAACCAAGACTAGTATGAAAATGCCTAATATTAATCTCCGAAatcctttttgaaaaaaaaaaaaaaaggtttctgcAGTAGAATCACTCAACTCACCATTAATAACAGTAAGCAAAACTATTCCTAAAAGACATCTCTGAATTAGCTTTGGATCACACACTTCCAAAGGACAAATCATGAGAATTTCCAAGTCAGTCGAAACCATCCCTTTTGTGATAAATATTAACATCCCATCTCGCCTAATCTAGACCATACTTGGCAAACTTGATGATCTTGGTGGTAAGAGATTTTAAAACGGTGTTTCTCACTTATTATAACAACATCTCAAATGGAGAGAGACTACATGGCATTCATGGTACCTCTTTTGCTCTTCGTTGATAGGTATAGATCATCTTAATTTTTGCCTATTTTCAACTCGTATTTATGcaagaaaataaagtatataattcataaataatctttcattttatttttatggcaGAAATGCAAAGAGAATATTCTCTACAAAGGAAGGAAATGCTTGCCATGACGGTTGCTTgggtaatatataatttttcataatataacaacaaattttttatgtaaacaTTATCTAAACATGTTATGTGCGTATATAGCAGCGTCAGAGGTCTTCATTAGCCCAAAATGACTGTCATGGCATCACCGGTCTTGCTTTGTGGTACATATTATATACGTGTGTGTGTATTAAATCTGCTACTTgtttatttcaataaatttacTTTGATGCATTTGGACAAATACATAATGTTAAAAGACTTGTTTAACATTGTTTTCAGAGAATCTCACGCTCAAGCACCAAAGATCGTTAATAATTTGCCCAGTGTTTGCTTCCTTATTTTATAGGGTAATGTCTGtgtaatatttttaactaattattacaattttttctttattttattttattttattttaaacataatataaatttcAGTCCATCTGCATGTTGCAGGAGGATGATCTAAATGTAAGGTCATGATCTGGGCAAGGATCAGTAGGTGATAAAAGAGGTTTTCACatgtattatataaaaatggtatcttcaatttttttttttatttttatcattatcattgctttttgttattatcattGCCAAGGTCTTTGACATTTTCCCGCAAAAGCAAGAGTCAGCTTCCTCAGAGGTGATTAACAGAGAGGGACGGGATTTTCAGATGAACAAATGAAATATCTAACAATGCATttgatatgtaaaatatatttcttaggaaaaatctacaaatttgctaaacataaaaataaatacataatatatatatatatatatatattttttttttatcatacatGGACAAATGGTTGTTGCATCCGAGCACTGCCAAGTGGAAAAAGACCGTACTACCCAGACAAACTCAGGTAAATTGCAGTCGCAACTCCAAGCGAGTAGACCCCAATTGCCGTCCCAACCAAACCCTTCCCGGCCCGAGAGACCACTCCGATCCAGGCGATTCCTGCGACTCCGATCGGCACTCGGCAGAGAACCGCTTTCCCAGCATTGGACACGATCGCTTCAGCGAAGAGCTCCACAGCCCAAGCTTTGAATTGGGCAGGCCCAAGAATTAGCTCCTCGCCCGCCGCCGATACATCGTCGTTGGAGCTGCGAGTCACAGCGCGCAGGGCCGAGTCGACCTGAGAACGAGTTGGAGCAGACGGGACCCACTTGATGACGAGTGGGTGAGATCGGTCGGTGGTGAGAGTGTGGTGGAGATGCTCGGAAGCGGCGGCGAGTTGGTACGGGAATACGCCTGGGAAAGCGTGCTGGGTTAGGGAGAGGCAGTGAGAGAAAGCTGAGTCGCTGGCCGAGTCGAACTGGGGCGAGTTGGAGAGCGAGTTCTTGACTCGTTTTGAGGCTGATATACccatctctttctttctctccctgCCTTCGTTCTTCGTCCAAAGGCTCTGCGCGTGTGAGGCTGAGGCCAGCCAGAGAGATAGAATCTTTATACTACCGCACGTGTAAATAGCCTATAATATGTAttccaatttaataaaattcattactttttaagaataaaataaaaaaaaaaagcctcaatttttttctctaGCCATCTTGTTCATATTTTCAGAAACTTGGCTGTGAGCCATTTCATGGACTCTACTAGCTTGGGTTCTCCCAGATTGCAATTTCGTGAAGTGGGTTTTTGGCAAAAGCTTCCAAAATTCCAGCTTCACTCGTCCGTGGCGCCAAATTCTTTTTCAGCCCCAAAAGTTAAGTGTGGCCTCCGAAAGGGAACCAGGAAGCCCTTGTGGAGGTCAAGAGTGCTTTCGAATGAAGCCATTCAGGCAGTTCAGTCCTTGAAGTTGGCCAAATCAAACCCATCAAAACTTGAGGAGGTCTTCAATGGCAGAGTCGCTAGGCTGCTGAAAGCTGACTTATTGGACGCCTTGGCTGAGTTACGGAGACAGAATGAACTGGACTTGGCCCTTCAGGTATTGCTTCTTGTTGTTTTTGATTTGTCGAGTTCAAGATGGACTAGTTTTGGATTTCTGTGCCTTTTGTTAAACATCAAGAAGAACAAAATCAAGCGCGCACGTATTCGCTAAACACCTAGTTAGTCTAAAGTTTACATTTTGGGCAGTTATAATAATTTACGGTCCACTGTTATGGAGCTGGTCACAACTAGATGAAATTTAGCTAACTTTTACAATGATTTTGCCTTCGATTTTGATAGTTTATTCTTTCAAAATGTTTCTGGTTTGTAGTATGTACATATGAATTTGAGTTATTTGTAGTAGAGGGTGCTTTGCAGAAAAATGAGAAAGGAAATGAATTTATCTGTACGCTTATATGTTTTTGTGTGTACTTTTTTCTGGCATGTATGATTATTTACTGCTTAggatttttcttgaaatttacATGCTCCTTATTCTAGTCTTTCAGTTTGGATGAATTAAATAAGGTAGTTAGAGATTACCACTTTTATCTGGAAGCTTCATTTTATTTCCACCAGGGACTGGTTAGTTCCTTGTTCTTGTTGCCTCACTTGGTTTCCAAAAATGCTGACTTCAATTTTGTAGATTTTGTTACTAATTCCTGATCCATCCTACTTCATGTGTCCTGCTTCCTTCAATGCTCCAATTTTTTGTATCAAttgaatattcttttttcttttcaattttgtgtcCATCTGAATTGGAATCAGGTTTTTTAGGTCTTCAAATTCATGCAGAAGGAAGTATGGTATAAACCAGATCTCTCCCTATACTGTGACATGATTCTCTTGTTGGGAAAGAGCAAACTGATTGAATTTGCTGAAGAGCTTTTCTCTGAACTTAAAAAAGAAGGCTTGAAACCTGACACAAGGGCATTTACTGAAATGATTGGAGCATATATACATGTTGGTAGGATTGATAAGGTAATGGAGACTTATGGATTGATGAAGGCATCAGGTTGTACCCCAGATGAATTAACCTTCAGAATATTGATCAAGAACCTTGAGAAGGTAGGAGAAGAAGAGCTACTAGCATCCATAAAGAAAGAAGTTGCTGAATATGTTGATTCTCCTGAGCAATTTCTTCGAGAAGTAGCAAAGAAACATGTAAGGAATCATGAGATATTATCTTTATATTCTTGTCTCCTCCATCCTTACAAATAATGTTGTATTCGATTTGTACATCCAAAGGTAAATCAGACTGTTTAGACTGTATTTCGGCAAAGCAAATATATTattaggaaatatatatatatagatatatatatatatatatatatataagctcaTGGTCTACTTATATTATGAAACTATCCAATTTTGACAAGCTAGATCTGGTTGGTTAGTGACATAGAAATAGAATGGTCATGAATGATGAAATGTCTataagtttgaaattttattttatccattcgTTTGGTGTTTTGTGACATAAGAATTTAGAAATATCTGACAGCTATCCTTTTTTTGTTGTTCCAGCCAAAGAGGAGATCACTAAATCTTGTTTGACAATTTCCATACTCAGACTAGAAGAGTATTGTTATGCAATGATAGAATCGGTCACCACCAAGATGACATGCAGTTCCAAGCTCCTGTCTGGAACTCTCCTCATGACATTGATGAAATATTAAGTACGGTTGCACAGAGTTATCATGAATTTTACCGTGTTGCAGTTGAATTAGAGGACTTGTCTGTATCCATTTCTTCGATGGGAATTGGAACTTCATTTGGTATTATTGGAAAACTTGATCTATGAAAAGGTTTTCAAGAACTTTGGATGCTACTCGTGCCTTATATTTTCCATGTAGGGGAATACAAATGTAAGatccataatttattattacaGTCAATTATTCCCGTTGGAAACGTGAGAAATATGGTTACACGGCCACAAATcatatgtgtttatatatatatatatatatatatatgtgacagTTTACATGAAGTAATCTGGTCAGAGTCCCTGTTTTATTGTAGATAAACATGGTATTAAAGACAACACTTTTCCTCTGACATAATAACGTAGCCACATGTCCTGTATGTAGTATATAATATTGGTTGGTTACAATTCATACCTTGGCGCAGGAACAGTTGAAGTTTATTACATGTAAGATGCATTGTAAATCATACCTTTTTTAGATGAAGATCAATCACTCTCTGTTGATCACCTTGGCGCCGAAAGCATGGTTCAGAACACTTTTGGAGATGAGAGAAGCACGAAGAAGCTCTAGGGCCTGCACGAATCAAATTCCCAACTCAATTAACTTCATTCATAGCAAAAAAGCTGACTTCTATATTTTTCCTAGGAATTTCTTTCGCACAGATTTCAAATTTATCACGAAAAAAGACAACTTAGTTTCTTGTCAATGCCATTTGAATGATTGATTTTACAAGTAACTTACCTCCTCTTATGATTGATTTTACAAGTAACTTACCTCCTCTTCTCCCACTTTAACAGGCATGGATTTCATGTCACTGAAGGGAATATCGCCAAGCTTGGAAATGTCAGAGGCAGCCGAAAAAGGTTTAATCTCAAGATTGTCGGTGACCAACAGTTTACATCCTTTGACAAAAGCACCACCTGGTGTAATGCCAGGCCATTTGGGATTGATTATGTGGAGTGTCTGGTTGAAATGTTCACATGCTTTGATATTCCGGAACATCCAGCAAGTACAGTTGTTGTATGCCAAAGATGATGGCATTGTCTCTTCCTGGATTTGGAGCAGTTGGTAATAGCAACCAAACATGCGTTCTAGTTTTGGACTAAGCAGCATTTCCTTGCACTTTGCTGAGATAATTTGCAGCGCACTTAACTTCTCTGCACTCTCATACAACTTATCTATGCTTCCCATGGAAGATTGCCCTTTTAACACCTTTATGATAGCACCTAAAGGAAGGGTGAGAAAGGttaacaaaaaattaacaaaaccttCTTTTGCTTCAATGCATAATACTCTGTTTGTGGACTTGCTGAACCATAGTTTCACCTCCATCCAGTTGGTGCTGGAGCCATTCTGATCCTTTCGATGTTGATAAGGCATGCCCGATGAATCAGGCGATGCATTGTTGTTTTTGCTTACCAACACATCTGTTAGGGGCGTCTTGGAGACCATTGAACGATGAAGCAGATTCAAAACCTGAAAAAGGGAACTGTGTTTTTCTATGTTATGGCCTCTAAAAAGcaatatttttaactttaattgaaatattgtgCTTTTGGAACATAACTGATGAAGGGAAAAGACAATGAATTCACTTGGCAGGACAATCTCATTAATATTCAGATGACTTACCTCCTCGACACCAATATTGACTTCTTTCGCTCCAACTTCATTTccatatttgatttatttttcctcAAGCCAGGGAAGACCATTTTCTATTCTTGATGGCAATATTTCTAAATCATCACGTATAATATACCTATCAACTTTGTTGATGAAAGCCATGCTGCTGCTGCCAACATTTCCACCTGTGTTCTGCAAATGAACCTCATATTCCATGGCTTGTCGGCAAACACATATCGAATTCTTAACCAAACTAAAGAAGCCTGAATTCGAGGTCCAACATGGATCTCTTCTGCAAGTATAGAGCTTTGAATAATCCATTCCATCAATCTTTACGACTAAGTTATGGTACTGAAATCCATAAGCACTTCTTGGATTAAGCAACATGGTCTTGCCAGCCTTTGTCCAAAAGCACTTTTCATCATCAAGGACCTCTACACTCTTATACAGTTCATCCATAGATCCAATTCCAGATCTTTTATCAGCCAGTCCTATAATTGTTCCCATTGGTAAGGTGAGAAAGCTAAGCAACACGTCCACAAAATCCTTATTTGACTCTGCATATAGAACTTGGTTGCTTATCTTGTCTATCACAAGCTTCAACTCTATTGGTTTATAAGCCTTTGTTTGAGAGGCCATGGCATAAGAGTGAGATCCTGAACTTGAATGAACAGATTTCCCTGTGAACAGAAGCCTGTAACGACAGGAACAATATTAGTTACAGAATTTTATAATGGATAATAATAAACTCAAAAACTGGAATGGAAAGTTATACAGTGCTAAAAAAAATGGTCTTACAACCTTTGAAGTTGATGGAAACAAATGAGGCAGAAAAAACTGAAAACAATCTTTACCACAAGTGGTATGTTGTTGGCAATAAAGTAGAGAAGAAAGGCAAAAGGAGCTGATTTTCTGGCCAATGGACAATACTTTTACAAATCAACAGAAGCCGAGGAAGACCAATACCTACTGCTTTCCAAATTTCTTGATTATAAGCAATCAAATAAGCAACggattttctttgaattttggcTTATGATGTCACCAAGAAAAAGTCaggataattattttatatgaaacgACGTGGAATTTGATAACCATGCAAATGACTTGAGACGGCTTAATTCAACTGACTCCAAAAATGAATCGTAGAAATAAGCCAAGTAGGTATAAACTAAATAGCATCGCCAAGCCTAATTACGGCATTCatctgaaagaaaattaaaatcaaagttgaattattttgaTAGCATCCTTTGCAAGTTACCTGCTTAAACTAATCGTGTGAAAATATGGAAGTTCTTGTTGTTTGATTTCATTTATTCATTCTTGTTGTTTGATTTCATTTATTCATTCATTGTGTATATTATATGATAGCGGAGCTGCATGTCCTactatttttactttcttttttataaattccttgTAGCCGAAGGTTTGTAGTTAACTGTCAGCCTTTACAAATGTTGTAACGAtcaaatttctttgttttggtgGGTTAATCTTAAGGATCTAGAATATGTTGTTTCTCTGCATAGAGTGCCAGCTAGGTGGTATTAGTTTTTCTAAATAACAATTTACAATTTACGAgtatatattcaaaattcagggaataaaaaaagaaaaaaattattacaagtaAGAtgtattattaacaaaatttccATTCTTTAGATGAAAAACCAATCACTTTCTGTTGATCACCTTGGAGCTGAAAGCATGGCTAAGAACACTTTAGGAGATGACAGAGGCTTGAAGAAGATTTAAAGAACAAATTCCCAACCCTATTAATTTTACTCGCTGaaattatcatcatcatatacCAATCTTATGCAAATTGTGATAAAGAATGCACAGCAAAGAGCTGagctttttaatgtttttgatggGAATTTTTTCCCCCACAGATttcatcataaaaaatataacaagcCAAGGAAAGAGATACAAAAAATAGTTGCCTTTTTCGATGTTGTTTGGTTTTCTATGAAATTTACCTCCCCTTCTCCCACTTTAACAGTCATGAATTTCGTGTCCTCAAAGGAAACACAACCAAGATTGGGAATATCTGGTTTACTGATAAAACTATATCGGAAATTATGCAAATCTTTTAGAAATTTGTTACATGTGAGATGGCATTGTCAAAAAAAGTTTTCTTTCTCCAGCTGGAAATACAATCAGCCTCTGTTAATCACCTTGGCACTGAAAGCATGGCTCAGAACATTTTTGGAGATAAGAGATGCTTGAAGGAGATTTAGAGCCTGTACAGACAAATTTTCCAACCCAATTAATATTTGAAGTTTAAAACCACCATGCACATTTATCAATCTCACTGCAAATTGGGTTAGAAAATGCATATGAAATGAGCTATCTGGTCGTTTTTTTCCCACAAAGAATTGCATATTATGATAATGAAACTCATCATGGTAAAGAGTATATATCTATCATGTCAGTagcatatttattttgtaacctTTTCAAAGTTGGCCTGATTTTCCAATAAATTTACCTCCTCTTCTCCCACAGAAACATACATGTATTCCATGTCATCAAAGGGAATACCATCAAGCTTTTGCATGTTGGAGACGATTGAAAGGGGCTTAATTTCAAGTTTGTCAGTGACCAAAAGTCGACATCCTTTCACGAAACCACCACCGGTTGTTGTCATGTTAGGATATTTGGGATTCATTATTTGGAGTTTCGGCATGAAGTGGAAGCATGGTTTGTTCTGCAGATAACAAAAACAGTTTTTGTTATCAAATGTTAAAGGCGCTGGAACTATCTTTTCCTCCACTGGGAGCAATTGGTTACCGAAACCAAACATGCTTTCAAG includes the following:
- the LOC107406511 gene encoding uncharacterized protein LOC107406511 — protein: MGISASKRVKNSLSNSPQFDSASDSAFSHCLSLTQHAFPGVFPYQLAAASEHLHHTLTTDRSHPLVIKWVPSAPTRSQVDSALRAVTRSSNDDVSAAGEELILGPAQFKAWAVELFAEAIVSNAGKAVLCRVPIGVAGIAWIGVVSRAGKGLVGTAIGVYSLGVATAIYLSLSG
- the LOC107435072 gene encoding pentatricopeptide repeat-containing protein At1g62350 isoform X1; translation: MDSTSLGSPRLQFREVGFWQKLPKFQLHSSVAPNSFSAPKVKCGLRKGTRKPLWRSRVLSNEAIQAVQSLKLAKSNPSKLEEVFNGRVARLLKADLLDALAELRRQNELDLALQVFKFMQKEVWYKPDLSLYCDMILLLGKSKLIEFAEELFSELKKEGLKPDTRAFTEMIGAYIHVGRIDKVMETYGLMKASGCTPDELTFRILIKNLEKVGEEELLASIKKEVAEYVDSPEQFLREVAKKHPKRRSLNLV
- the LOC107435072 gene encoding pentatricopeptide repeat-containing protein At1g62350 isoform X2; amino-acid sequence: MDSTSLGSPRLQFREVGFWQKLPKFQLHSSVAPNSFSAPKVKCGLRKGTRKPLWRSRVLSNEAIQAVQSLKLAKSNPSKLEEVFNGRVARLLKADLLDALAELRRQNELDLALQKEVWYKPDLSLYCDMILLLGKSKLIEFAEELFSELKKEGLKPDTRAFTEMIGAYIHVGRIDKVMETYGLMKASGCTPDELTFRILIKNLEKVGEEELLASIKKEVAEYVDSPEQFLREVAKKHPKRRSLNLV
- the LOC132800572 gene encoding uncharacterized protein LOC132800572, with the translated sequence MEMKLERKKSILVSRRGHNIEKHSSLFQVLNLLHRSMVSKTPLTDVLVSKNNNASPDSSGMPYQHRKDQNGSSTNWMEVKLWFSKSTNRVLCIEAKEGFVNFLLTFLTLPLGAIIKVLKGQSSMGSIDKLYESAEKLSALQIISAKCKEMLLSPKLERMFGCYYQLLQIQEETMPSSLAYNNCTCWMFRNIKACEHFNQTLHIINPKWPGITPGGAFVKGCKLLVTDNLEIKPFSAASDISKLGDIPFSDMKSMPVKVGEEEALELLRASLISKSVLNHAFGAKVINRE
- the LOC132800573 gene encoding uncharacterized protein LOC132800573, which translates into the protein MPLLFTGKSVHSSSGSHSYAMASQTKAYKPIELKLVIDKISNQVLYAESNKDFVDVLLSFLTLPMGTIIGLADKRSGIGSMDELYKSVEVLDDEKCFWTKAGKTMLLNPRSAYGFQYHNLVVKIDGMDYSKLYTCRRDPCWTSNSGFFSLVKNSICVCRQAMEYEVHLQNTGGNVGSSSMAFINKVDRYIIRDDLEILPSRIENGLPWLEEK